In the Aristaeella hokkaidonensis genome, GCTGATGACCGGAACGGCAATGCTGGGTATCATGATGAAGGGGGAAGAGGAGAACGTTACCGTCACAATCAAGGGAGACGGGCCGATGGGCACCCTGGTGGCAGTGGCGGACCATGGAAAAATCCGTGCCTGTGCTGACAACCCACAGGTGGAGCTTCCGCTGCGGGAGGACGGCAAGCTGGACGTTGGCGGCGCCGTCGGACATCACGGACGAATGAGCGTGATCAAGGATCTTGCGCTGCGGAAAAACTATATCGGACAGAGCGAACTGGTGAGCGGTGAAATCGCCATGGACTTTGCCCAGTATTTTACAGTGTCAGAACAGCAGCCATCCCTGGTGGCACTGGGTGTGCTTGTCAGCGGTGATAACGTGCTGAAGGCCGGCGGCCTGCTGATCCAGCCCCTGCCGGGATGCCCTGACGAGATTATTGATCAGCTGGAACTGAGAAGCCCCATGTTTGCGGACATCAGCCGGGAAATGACTTTCGCCCCGATTGAGCAGCTGTGTGAGGACTGGTTCCGGGGCATGGAACCGAAGATCCTTGAAAGAACGCCTATCTCCTATACCTGTACATGCAGCAGGGAAAGGATGGAGAAGGCCCTGATTTCCATGGGAGCCAAAGATCTGCAGTCCCTGATCGATGATGATGAAGGAGCTGAATTGGTCTGTCACTTCTGTCACGGGAAGTATTTCTTCACGACTGAGCAGCTGAAGGCCATGCTGAAGGAGGCAAAAAAATGAAAATGCCGATTATAAACTTTGATGAAAGATTTGCTGATTTTATGTCTGACTGGATGAAGAACCATCAGGATCAGTATGAAACTTTTGACGATATGGAAGAGGATATGCCCAGAATATATGTGGCATTCCTGAATACCCGGGCGAAGTGGCTCGGCAATGTTACGCCAGGCGCCTATTTTACCCAGTTTGAGGATCCGAAGGTTCTGGTGGACTGGCTTGCGCAGTACTGCGAGGAAGGCGCGCCGGTTCCGGATCTGCTGATGGAGCAGATTACCACGGTCGGACGCCCCTGTGAAAAAAGGCTGCTTGAACTGCTGAAGGACGAGGAAGCAACCGAAGAAGCGAAAATGATTGCCATCAATCTCCTGAGAGAGATGGAAAGCGTGCTGCCGAAGATGCTTTATATCACCTGGCAGCTTGACCGGGAAGGCAAAGATGAGCTGAAAGATAATGCCCTGGAAAGCCTGACCGATATGGGAGAATGTGTGGTTCAGCCTATTCTGCAGGAACTTCCCAAAGCCAATGCGGCCGGTGAAGAAGCACTGCTGGAGGTGCTGTCTCATTTCCCCGGAAACGAGCTGATATACAAACTGGCAATCAAGCTTTTTAAGGAACGGAAGGAGCGCAGAGCCCTTTTTGCCGGATATCTGGCGAAGCTGGGAGACGACCGTGCCCTGCCTGAACTGATGGCAGCGGCAGAAGAAGAGAAACTGCCTTACCTGACGTTTATTGAAATCAGGAATGCAATTGAGGAGCTGGGCGGCATATGTCCTGAGCGTAACTATGATGATGATCCTGAGTATGAAGCACTCAGGGATCTGGACATGAATTGACTGTAAATCATTATGACCTGAAAGGAGGCTGCCGGAGATGCTGTGTCCCAGATGCGGATATTATGCGGAAAAGGAAGAAACTGTCTGCCCGGAATGCGGAGAAATCCTGACCACCGGCACAGACGCCCCCTACAGCGGCGCCGAAGCCATCCGGCAGGGCAAACGGGCCAGGCTGGCCATCCATGAGGCTGCCGAAAGGACCATGGAGATCAAGAGAAGACGCCGCAGCGGCGCAAGCCGGGCGACGGTGGAAATGCCTGCACTGAAAGATGAACGGGAGGACGAGGAGGTTTTCCCGGACTACAGGATTTCTGAATCGGAAATCGCCGGAGAAGAAGGCGGGGAAGAGGTCGTCTTTGAAAGACGGCGCAGAACCGTTTATGACGAGAATGATGATATCCGGGAACAAGCCAGGGCTTATACTGAATGGATTGAACAAGGCGGCGGAAAACGGCTGAAGATGGTGAACTGGATGAAGATTGCCATCGCCGGAGTGGTCCTTTTAGCTATGATTGTAGGCGGAAGCTGGCTGTTCCTTAACAATACAGAGGGCGGACAGAAGGTTATGGCCCGCCTGGGTAAGGAAGCGACTTCTGCCGCCCTGTGGGCTGTCGGAGAAGACCTGATGAACAATGGCGATATTGACGGCGCCATCGAGAGTTTTGAAAAGGCAATGCTGCAGGACGAAGCGGAAGAGCACGTCGACGTAGACGGAATGCTGATGCTGGGAAGCGCATATGAGGCAGCCGGACGGACAGAGGACGCCGCCAAGCTTTACGCGCATATTTATGAAGGGACTCCATCCAGGCCGGAGGCTTATGTAAACCATATCCGGATCCTGCTGAACAACGGAAAACTGGCCGACGCAGGCAGGCTGATGAAAATTGCTTACGAGGAAACCGGTGAAGTTACTTTCCAGACGCAGAGAAGAGACCTGCTGCCGGAAGTGCCGGTTGTGGATCCTGTCGGCGGATACATAGAGCATAAAGTAACGCTGAACATGTATTCCAATCAGGGATACGACGTTTACTATACCTTTGATGATGACATTGAAAAAGTAAAGCTTCCTCAGGACGGAATACGCTTTACCGAAAAGCTTACACTTGACGAAGGAACCTGGAACCTGCGGGCAGTGGCTGTAAACGGCGAACTGGTATCCGACGAAATCAAGGGTACCTATAAGATCATCATGCCTTCTCCCCAGATGCCCCAGCCTAATCTTGCGCCGGGAGCTTATAAAACCAGGAAGAAGGTAAGCCTCAGACCCGGCAAGGACAATGAAAAAGACGATGATATCCGCATATTTTACACTGTTGACGGATCAACACCAAATGAAGACAGCCCGGAGTTTACCGGAGAACCGATCTTGCTTCCCACCGGACATAAGGTGACGATTAAAGCAATTGCAGTAAACCAGTACGGCAAGGAATCACAGGTTCAGGAAGTCAGCTACAAGATTGAGGTTAAGCCCTATCCGCTTTCCGCCTGGGATATAGAAGAAAAGGTCAGCGGACTGGATCTGAACAAAACCACCATGCAGGCATTCCAGGCTGAATACGGTCCAGGGCAGGAAGTTGAGATTGAAACCACGAAGAACAGCGGATTCACCACGGCACTTCGGAAATTTGAGTATTCGTGGGGATACGCGGTGATGAACCTGAACAAAAAGACCTGGGTCCTGGTTGAACTGCGTTTCAATGACAAGGCGACATTCAAGGCGCCGCGTGATACCGGTATCGGAGATCCCAAAGACTACGTTATCGGCAAGTTCAGAGATATGGGACAGGTGGCCAGCGCCAGCGGGAACCGGGGGCTGTATCATCTGGACAATCTTTCTGACGGTAAGTACCTGGCAAAAGAGAACTCCATCCGATACCGTATTCGAGTGGACGGAACGTGGTATCAGCTGAAATATTATCTGAATGATAACGGTACGGTGAAAGAAATCGAGTACCGGTATATTCCGAAATAAAGGATTGAAAGGAATCCCGGGACACTATGCAGATAACAGATATTCATGCACATGTTTTTCCTGATCCGATCGCAGGAAAAGCATCCGGCAGTATCGGAGCATTTTATCAGATGCCGGTTCGCCTGGAAGGTACTGTCGGACAATTGCTTGAAAAGGAACAGGAGGCAGGAATCGGGCATGCCTGCATCCATTCAGTCGCACTTGCACCCCATTATGTTGATTCCATAAACCGGTTTATCGCAGATACCGTAAAGCAGCATCCCGACCGCCTGACAGGGTTCGGCGCGATTCATCCGGACTGTGAAGACATTCCGGGCCTGATCCGGGAGATCAAGGGAATGGGACTGAAAGGCCTGAAGATCCATCCGGATATGCAGAGGTTTGCCCTGGACAGTCCGGCTGCCATGGAAATGTTTGCAGCCATTGAGGGTGAACTGCCGATTATTATTCATACCGGTGACCCAAGATTTGAATATTCCAATCCCAGGCGGATGAAAAAGGTGCTGGACGCTTTTCCGAAACTGGTATGCGTCTGTGCCCACCTGGGAGGATGGAGCGAATGGGACGACGCGAGCAAAATGCTGACAGGATATGAAAACGTCTATGTGGACACGTCGAGCTCCCTTTACGCATTGAATCCGGAAGAAGCACGGAGACTTATCCGCTGTCACAGCAGGGAACGGGTACTTTTCGGCGCGGATTATCCGATGTGGGTTCCTTCAGAAGAACTGGAAAGGTTCTACAGACTGGAACTGACGGAGGGAGAAGAGGAGCAGATTCTTTGCTTAAATGCAAAGAATCTGCTTAATGAAAACTGAAAACTTAAGACTTAAGACATAAAAATACGGGGCGGTGAAAGATTTCACCGCCCCGGTTTTTTACGGGTCGAAAAGGGTGCAGCCCATGGATTTGAATTCTTCGATCTTTTTGAGAAGGATGTCCTCGGAAAGCTGGAAATGGTTTGCGAGGCAGGAAAGACAGAAGAATTCTGTGGCACCGCGGTTAATCAGTTTACGGGTCAGTGCTGTTTCATCCTTTGACAGGAGAGCACCACAGCGGACGCATCTATCCTGTTCAGCCACGGGCGGGCACCAGCGAACAGAGATACAGTTTCATATCATGACCGGGAACCGTGGGATTGAAATAATCAGCCTTCCTGCCAAGAACTTCACCGGTAAAGGCATCACGGACTTCAAGGGCGAAGCCGGAGGAAACAGGCAGCCCGAGGTCGACAAGTTCGCAATGCATGCAGGTTTCTGCCTCGGAAAGATTGATGAATGCCAGGGCAAACTCACCTCCGGACAGATGACGGAAAAGGGTGAAGGATGAATCCGGAAGCTCACGCCAGGGGAACTCGCCCTCCTTTGGTTCCGGATTGGATGTGAAGACAGAGCCGCGGCGAATCAGGAAGGGAGGACGGCATTCCTCATCCTGGTCAATGCGGAGGAGGTCTTTATTCTGCATGAGCGCAACATATTCCGGCTTCAGGGAACGGAGATCCGCACCCATCATCAGGGGTACACCGCAGAGGCACCACAGGGCAAACTGCAGACGGTACTCTTCATAGGTACATACCTTACCAAAGCCGACGTTGCCTTTGCCACACATTCCCACGGTGAGCATGTCCATATCATTGAAGCAGTCCGTTCCGCTCATGCAGAGGTTATCCAGCTGGGATTTGAAGATATCAGTGAAGGAAACATAATTATCCATGATATCCCCGGTGGAACGGTACATATGGGCACCCCGGCTGCGCATCCATTTCCAGGGATCATGACGTCCCCAGTTACATGCTGAAAAGAGAATATCCCGTCCGGAGGCTTTCAGCGCCATCGCCATGGTCTGATAACGGTTACGGCAGTCCCCGGATTCCGGGAAATTGCAGAAATCGTATTTCAGGAAGTCCACGCCCCAGGAGGCAAAGGTTTGCGCATCCACAAACTCGTGATCATAGCTGGAGGGGTAACCCGCACAGGTCATGACGCCGGCACAGGAATACATGCCGAATTTAAGCCCTTTGTGGTGGACATAATCCGCCAGTTCCTTCATTCCATGAGGGAATTTTTCCGGATCAGGAACAAGCAGGCCGTTTTCATCCCGATCACGAAGGGACCAGCAGTCATCGATGACCAGATAGTTATAGCCGGCAGCAAGCCAGCCCTGATCCACCATAAAATCGGCCATTTCACGGATCAAAGCATCGCTGATATGTTCACCAAAAGTATTCCAGGAATTCCATCCGAGAGGGGGAAGAGAAGCAAGCATGGTATTCACCTCATATTGTAATTCAGAATTCAGAATTATGAATTCAGAATTATAGTGTCTTATATGAACACGATTATATATGGTCACAAAAGAAAATGCAAACGTTTCGAGTTTTAAAAACAAAAAGAAAATTCACAATTCGGAATTATGAATTGTGAATTATGAATTAAAACGGCGGGTCGATGGTGAAGGTTTTGCCGTCGAGGGCAGGAAGACGACCGTCGGTGTCAATGGTGAGGGAGACAGCGCAGAGTTTCAGGCTGCGGGCTTTTTCCCGGCGGTTGAAATCGCGGTCTCCGTAAAGGTCGTCACCCAGCAGCGGATGACCCAGAGCAGCCAGATGTGCCCTGATCTGATGGGTGCGGCCGGTGATCAGATGAACGCGAAGACGGGAAACAGGGCCGCTTTCCAGTGTTTCATAACCGGTGGAGACTGGCTTTGCCCCCGGTTCCTGATGATCCGTGATACGAACCCGGGCATGAAGCGCATCCTTTACCAGCCAGGCGTGACAGACAGCCTCCGGTGGCTTCATGATTCCGCGTACGAGACAGACATAGTATTTTTCAAGCTTGCGGCTGCGGAAGACGTCCTGCAAGATATCAAGCGCCTGCTGATTTTTCGCAAAAAGGCACAATCCGCAGGTCTTGTTGTCCAGACGATGACAGGCAGCAGGAGGGAAAGCGTCAGGATTGGTCCGGCGGACATATTCCTGGCACAGATTCGTCAGAGTGACACCGCCGCGGGCATCCGGCTCCACACTGATGCCGGCCCGCTTATTAACCAGGAGCACGTCATCATCCTCATATACAACAGGAAGGGAGGGAGCAGCAGAGAAACTGCCGGACGATGTATCGGGAATATAAACTTTCAGGCATTGACCTTCCTGTAAACGCTGATCACGGGAAACCCGGACACCATCAAGCTTTACATCCCGGGAAGCAAAGATACGACGAAGCACACTCTCCGGCAGATCAGGGAGAGCGGAACGAAGATAGTCCGCAACACGCTGTCCGACAGCGTCTCTGGGGATGATTATTTCTTTCAGCGGCATATTACTGTACCTGCGAAGTGCTCAGATCCAGCCAGCGGGGCACACGATCACACAGATCCTTCAGGGCGGACCGCATTTCAGGTGTGGGCTGACAGATCAGGAGGGAAGAGAGAACTTCAAGCATGTCTTTCCAGGGAACTTCCTGTTTTGCAAGGATGATCAGATCTTCCACAGCGTCTTCCGGCGTTATTTCGGGACGAGTGGCTCCCTGCAGAACGGAAAGCATCTGTTCATACAGCGGAGATTCCAGATCATTGATACTTTCGGAGGCTTTGGAAAGAGCTTCAGGATCCATTTCAGTATAGGATATATCCATCATACGTTCCGGATCCGCCAGACCCGGATGAATCAGCAGCAGACTGCCGGAACGATTATATACATAATCATAGCCTGAAATCAGGAATCGATCAACCAGATCTGGCCTGTTTTCAGCAAAGGTGCCCTTCAGAAGGGCCAGCATATCACGCGCAGGGCCGGAAGCCTGTACGGCACCAAGAAGATACAGGGTATTGTCGATTCTTTCATGTACCTGTTCCACGATTGTCCTGACGTCCCGGTGACTGTCCCCGGCCAGGAGCATGAGGACGGTGGCACAAAGCTGGGAGGGAAGGATCAGGGCAGCATTGGAGCCCACGTTTTCCACACGACACCAGAGACGGCGCACCAGTCCCCGGGCAGGGATCAGTTCGTTCCAGTCATTGAGCGGCGTACGGCCGCCAAAGAGCATAACACGGACCAGCAGGTCATGTTCTTCCACGGAGAGCAG is a window encoding:
- the hslO gene encoding Hsp33 family molecular chaperone HslO, whose product is MDEMLQIDLCNGQVRVMLCETTETVQRCADIHTTTPVCTAALGRLMTGTAMLGIMMKGEEENVTVTIKGDGPMGTLVAVADHGKIRACADNPQVELPLREDGKLDVGGAVGHHGRMSVIKDLALRKNYIGQSELVSGEIAMDFAQYFTVSEQQPSLVALGVLVSGDNVLKAGGLLIQPLPGCPDEIIDQLELRSPMFADISREMTFAPIEQLCEDWFRGMEPKILERTPISYTCTCSRERMEKALISMGAKDLQSLIDDDEGAELVCHFCHGKYFFTTEQLKAMLKEAKK
- a CDS encoding amidohydrolase family protein — encoded protein: MQITDIHAHVFPDPIAGKASGSIGAFYQMPVRLEGTVGQLLEKEQEAGIGHACIHSVALAPHYVDSINRFIADTVKQHPDRLTGFGAIHPDCEDIPGLIREIKGMGLKGLKIHPDMQRFALDSPAAMEMFAAIEGELPIIIHTGDPRFEYSNPRRMKKVLDAFPKLVCVCAHLGGWSEWDDASKMLTGYENVYVDTSSSLYALNPEEARRLIRCHSRERVLFGADYPMWVPSEELERFYRLELTEGEEEQILCLNAKNLLNEN
- a CDS encoding pseudouridine synthase, whose amino-acid sequence is MPLKEIIIPRDAVGQRVADYLRSALPDLPESVLRRIFASRDVKLDGVRVSRDQRLQEGQCLKVYIPDTSSGSFSAAPSLPVVYEDDDVLLVNKRAGISVEPDARGGVTLTNLCQEYVRRTNPDAFPPAACHRLDNKTCGLCLFAKNQQALDILQDVFRSRKLEKYYVCLVRGIMKPPEAVCHAWLVKDALHARVRITDHQEPGAKPVSTGYETLESGPVSRLRVHLITGRTHQIRAHLAALGHPLLGDDLYGDRDFNRREKARSLKLCAVSLTIDTDGRLPALDGKTFTIDPPF
- a CDS encoding glycoside hydrolase family 27 protein — encoded protein: MLASLPPLGWNSWNTFGEHISDALIREMADFMVDQGWLAAGYNYLVIDDCWSLRDRDENGLLVPDPEKFPHGMKELADYVHHKGLKFGMYSCAGVMTCAGYPSSYDHEFVDAQTFASWGVDFLKYDFCNFPESGDCRNRYQTMAMALKASGRDILFSACNWGRHDPWKWMRSRGAHMYRSTGDIMDNYVSFTDIFKSQLDNLCMSGTDCFNDMDMLTVGMCGKGNVGFGKVCTYEEYRLQFALWCLCGVPLMMGADLRSLKPEYVALMQNKDLLRIDQDEECRPPFLIRRGSVFTSNPEPKEGEFPWRELPDSSFTLFRHLSGGEFALAFINLSEAETCMHCELVDLGLPVSSGFALEVRDAFTGEVLGRKADYFNPTVPGHDMKLYLCSLVPARG
- a CDS encoding chitobiase/beta-hexosaminidase C-terminal domain-containing protein — its product is MLCPRCGYYAEKEETVCPECGEILTTGTDAPYSGAEAIRQGKRARLAIHEAAERTMEIKRRRRSGASRATVEMPALKDEREDEEVFPDYRISESEIAGEEGGEEVVFERRRRTVYDENDDIREQARAYTEWIEQGGGKRLKMVNWMKIAIAGVVLLAMIVGGSWLFLNNTEGGQKVMARLGKEATSAALWAVGEDLMNNGDIDGAIESFEKAMLQDEAEEHVDVDGMLMLGSAYEAAGRTEDAAKLYAHIYEGTPSRPEAYVNHIRILLNNGKLADAGRLMKIAYEETGEVTFQTQRRDLLPEVPVVDPVGGYIEHKVTLNMYSNQGYDVYYTFDDDIEKVKLPQDGIRFTEKLTLDEGTWNLRAVAVNGELVSDEIKGTYKIIMPSPQMPQPNLAPGAYKTRKKVSLRPGKDNEKDDDIRIFYTVDGSTPNEDSPEFTGEPILLPTGHKVTIKAIAVNQYGKESQVQEVSYKIEVKPYPLSAWDIEEKVSGLDLNKTTMQAFQAEYGPGQEVEIETTKNSGFTTALRKFEYSWGYAVMNLNKKTWVLVELRFNDKATFKAPRDTGIGDPKDYVIGKFRDMGQVASASGNRGLYHLDNLSDGKYLAKENSIRYRIRVDGTWYQLKYYLNDNGTVKEIEYRYIPK